TTTTGATTTTCTCGTATTTCTCACTCATGCCACCATCTTGCTGTCTCTGAAACTCGATGTAACGTAGAGTGCTATTTATGAACGACTCTGCGCCTGACTCAACCTTCTTCGTCTCGCTTCTGATTAATTCAGCTAAGCTCTTGATTGTATCGCCTGTTACTTCTGTGTTTCCTTTCTCCAAGAAGTAGAGATACCTGCATTCACTCATAAAACCATTAAGGAGAAAGTGGTAGCAAAGTACTCAATTACACGCATTTTGTAGCATATACAGGTGCAACTAAAACGAGTAACTTACTTGTTCAGAAGTTCAACATATAGAGCCACCGACCCAGTGCTACTGGTACCACGGGATGCGTTGGTCATTTTTTGAACAGTATCTGCAATTCTTTGCGCCCTTTTCAAGCAAAGTACAACCCTGGTCTCCCAACAAAACCACTAACTCTCAGTATGCCTCAAATTTTCCCTTAAGTAATTCCGTACAGCTCCCAGTCTTAACATTGAGATTTTACAGTATACATTCATATGTACATACCTCTCTCCATCTTTCAGTTTCTCGCATTCATCAGTCCAGAAGAGATGCGCACATTCATAAACAGCTCTACACTGATCTGGCTTCCTAAGGAGTCTTGCAGAGtactacaacaacataattTAGCCTTGTTAGTATTCAATGTAGCACTCACTTACTCAACTGGTTTGTCAGGAAAGATACCCCTGTTGCCTTGTGAGTCAGAATATCTCTGTTCTCAACATTAAATATACGCATCCGCTGGAGTGTCCCTATTATTAAACGTAGTGCTGTTACTTGTGCCTTTGAATCCTAAAACACCCAAAATTAAGCAACGTTAAGGTCTTCCTTGCAAAACGTTGCATGTAGCCTCCTAAGAAATATACTTACTGAAATTTCTTCTTCATACAGAAGATATGCCTTTGTGAAGAACTCATAAGTGACTGTTTCTAACTCACAGTCATTTGCTGCCTGGGGATTAAATAGCAAGAAATTTTTTAGCTCATCCACTACATCTATTGTTGgttttttgaacttttgataATGATACACCAAAGGATCATATACCTGAGCACACTGCAAGTAGAGGCGCAATGCCAAATCAGGTGCGGAAACATCAGATAGAGCTTCCACGGTCTGTAAAAGGTTGAGATTTCAAATCGACTGGCATCATTATTCTggcaaaaataaatactatGTTTCACTGGGACAAAGCCAGTGATGTTAGCAAGGCACTGTCCTCACTACTTTATAACAGTCAATATGTATGTACACTTGCCTCACTTAAAAGCTGTAGAATTCTCTTCGGTGTTGCTGATGCATCATCCCCAAACGGGTTTTCATCTCCACCTCGCAGTCGCCGAATTAACTGCACATGTTTGTCAACACAATGtgaaaaatttcaaattcagaCAGAATGTCTATTAAATCCGTAAGAGAACCGGAAACGACACAATCATTCcaaaattttttaattgatcttaaattttccaatttggAGATGGAGTGAAGAAGTGATcagtaaaaaataaacaaaccttGAGAGCGGAAAAGACAAGGGGTGGTATAGTTAAAGGCAAACGTTTAGGTCCTCCAGTCAGGATGTGCTTCCTTACTGTGAAAATAATCTGTAGTTGGGTACACGAATTTAGAATCAAACACACAGGCCACATTGATAGTAACACCTCAATTAATCATAACACACACCTTAGACATTTCTTCTGGATCATCACTGTAGAGCTTGTGAACAAGCCGGGCAACAAAGTTCTGCTCTTCCTGGaagtcttcttcatcaatctaGAACTCAACATAATTTCCAGTTTGAAAGTGTAAGTTATCTAAAGAAAAACAACTCTTTCGAGTGACTAGAATACTGTATATACAAATGCATTAAGAATTGACAAACAAAGATTCCAACACCTCATTATCAATCGTTCCGTCAAAATCCTTGATGAGACCCTTTGCCAGTTCAAACAATGCATCGACCTGTAACAAACAATAAAAGGAAACTCCACATCAATAGAGAAtgctaaaaagaagaaactgaatcGAGGAAGGAAACAAACACCTCATCAGCAGTAGCAATGTGAGTATTGTTTTTCAAAACGCTCTGAACTATAATAATTGTCATTGCTTTGTTTGTCTCATGGTCAAGGTATTCCATTACTCGAGGATAGTTGGTAAGCTTCAAAATAGTTACAACATTATTATACTTCTCCAACGGAGCGCTAAGAAATGCGACGATCTGTTTTGCTGCCTTGTCATCACAAAGCTTTCCTGTGGCAGCTAGTTGGGTAACACAAGATccctaaagaaaaaaagagagacaacaaTGCGTATTAGCAACAATCAGAACTACTTTATGCATTTAAAAAAAGTACTACGCATAAATAAACTTAACACGCTTATACATGCTCAGAAAGCGTTATACCAAAACTTGGTCCACATAGTCCAGACGATCCGAATAGACATGGAGAGTAAAGTtcagaagaaacaaatacaatGTTACAGATCCTGCGGCTGGCAAGTCCACCTGTGCTTCTACAACCTGaatcataatataagatgtagaatcaatcaatcaactgTTTATAAATGTGAAAAGATTATCAATGTGATACAATCAGAGGCAGGTAGGTAAACATAAATTACACAATTATATAACAACACCTTGGGGATTAAGCTAGATTTTTCAGCTGTTTCTAATACTAGCcacccaaataaataaatttatattcaagTGTCAATTTCAGTTATCCTTTTGACTTCAAAAATTAGATGCAAGATTTACCTTCCCAATGGCATAATTGAACTTTGAAAAGGCTTCTACTTGCAGGAAATTAGGCAATGCTTCCACACTAGATGCAGCATAGTTTGAAAGCCTTTCCATTAGACCAGAAAGGACCGTCTTGATATCAACAGACGgctgaaaaacaaaatgacaaaaaggaaaaaaaaggaaacatgttCCGATGGGATGAGGTTTATTAACAGTCTGATCTTTTTTCGTTTAAACTGCATATAAAGAAGTAGTCGATTAAATGAAAAGGTACCTGAAGTTGTGGACAAGCACCCAATAATACATCGAGAGTTTGAAGGTGGAAATCATCAGGAAATACTTGAATAATGCAATCCATTAGGTAGCACTGTGCAAGTTCATCCTTACAGTTGACAACCTTTTCAAACATAGTGATAAATAATTCATATACTGCAACACGTAGACGGAAGCTTGCATGCTGAAATTATCttaaggaagagagaaaaaccaGACCTGCTCCAGTATTCTAGGAAGAACAGTATCTCTGTAGATTCCAAGGTCAACACCTTCCAACTGACTCAATACATGAAGGTTCTTCCCAACCTAATCAGGcagtaaagagaagaaaaaaggtgTCTTTCAGAAAATAATTAGAACCATTGCTCGCAAAATTTCTAGATGAGAAGAATGAGCTACAAGTTAATGGTATTACAAGATCGCGTAGTTCATTCCTTTCTTTCTCCCGTTTCTCCTTCTCCCGACTAGATCCCTGGATACCAGAAAGTCTCAACTCAGGTTCAGGTCAGCAGGGAAAATTCACACAGAGTAGACAATAGCATGACCAGACATTGGACTCTCACGGCATGCAACCATATACATGATGAATATGAGAGCAGAAATATATCATTAGTATTCCAACCAACCTGATGTTGCATGCGGACCCATAATTTGTTCATCTCGGTAAAATTCTGAAGCACAAACTCTAAAGCATTCATTTGTGCATCACCATCTCTGCAGAGAACATCAAAACACTTGCCTCTTTTACATGTGTTTCctaatttaaacaaaagaatctgCTAAAGACTAAGTTGTGTGACCTTTACCCTGCCAACTCAGAACCAATGCTGGGTAACTTATCCCTAGTAACTTGAGCAAGGTAACTTCTCAAGAAAAGACCACGTAAAGGATGTTGAACAGCTCGACACATTTCAACAAGATCCTTAAGTATATCCGTAGTAGTAACGTCCTTGGATTTGATATATACAGATCCTATAGTACAGAGAAGATACCTGAAAATTCGATTGATGAGTATATAATGTATCTATACAGTTGATAAAAATCAGAGAGTGTATAAGACAAATGTATATTATATACTCTGAACTTACAGTCTTGGCAAAATGTTACCGGCGTGCTGGACTAACTCGTACAGCTCTGCAATAGAGCAACCACGTCCCGTCTCTTCCTTAAAGAATATCTCCAATGTCCCCAGTTCATTAAAAACTCGCATATCTGAACGAATCATATCGCAGTTAAGGAAATGAAATTGCTGATCCCCCAAATTGCAAAATTAGCGAAGAAGGTGAATTAACTCACAGAGTTCATAGTACTTATGAGGAGAAAGCTTGGAAGTACGAAGCTCGCTGAGCATCTGAGCAGAAAATTTGAGAGCGTCTTTGAGATTGTTGGAGTCCTGCGACAGTAATTGCGAATTCGTTAGATAACAATTCAGAATTTAGGGTTTCAATGCCGATGGAATAAATTGATTGATAACGAAGAGAACAGAGGAGAGGAGAGGTACGATAGCGCGCTGCATATAGAAAGCATTTTGTTTAACGGCGGCGATGTCGTCGGCGAGCCACTTCTCATCGTCGTCGGCGATCATATTTGTTTCTCACTACTTGCTTTTTAACTCTACAGATAAAAAGTCTCAATTTTGACccaacatgttttttttagagATCTTAGCGTATACGAGAGTCTCCGTTTTTATACTTGTTCCTTTGTTCATATAActttacccatttttttttcaacacttCTTAAAATACATGctgacaaaaaaatgttgttacTTTTCAATTTCGTAAATCGATCACATGATTCACACATACTTCACATTGAATGTGCTATAAAAAGCTTTTCTCAAATCTAAGAATTGGCAAATCTAAccccaaagaaaagaaaagaaaaaaaacaaaaaatgagacAGGACCAGATACACTCTGATGAGAAACCATAACTTTCTCCTCTTTCCATTCTAAATCAGAAATTTTACTACTCTGTCTACAAAAACAGACCAAACTCATGCTCATTCCCAAGAACAGCTTTCAATTTTCATGACTTCATAGCCTGGAGGATCTGGCGAAAGTGCGCTTTGATTTGGGGACTAGCTTATTATTATGTCAGTAAATCACTGATTTCTCTAAACTAGTCTCTTCGATCACATTTTCTGCCTCTTGGCATCCTAGTCTTAATCCATGGACTATCTCCTTCAAGTCCACAAGGCCACACCCGGGTATCCGTCCTATTTTCCTTTCCTTCACGATCTCCCTCACTCTATCAACATCCTCCCACCGTCCTGTAACACCGTAGATGTTCATCAGCAAATGGTAATACTTGTAGTTCTGAGGATCCGTCTCTATGAGGGACTTGGCAATGCTCTCCCCTATAGAAGGATTTCCTGTGAAACGCGATGAGCTGAGCAAGTTAGCCCATTTTGCAGATTCTGGCGTCATGTCTTCCTCTGGCAGATTCTTCAGAGTTTCCACTGCTTCTTCAGGGAATCCGGCGCTGGAATAAAGATTTGCCATGCACCATTGGTGTCCAAAGTTTGGTTTGATCTCAAACTCATCAACCATCAGGGTGTAGTAACTTTCTCCTCGAGAAACAAGCCCAGCTCTAGCACAACCGCAGAGAACACCAACAAATGTTACTTCATCAGGCATGAGCATACCACTGATCATAGCTTCAAATAATTCGAACCCATCTTCAGGATTCCCGTGTAGACAATGTGCCACTATCATCACATTCCACGTAACTTTGTTCCTACGGGAGACACTATCGAATATCCTACGTGCTAAATCTACTTCCTTGCACTTTCCATACATGTCAATCAGAGCTGTATCAATAACTACACTCGAATTCAGCAAGGTTCTTCTTATCAATGAAGCATGAACCGACCTACCTTCCTTAAGTCTAGCTGATCTACCACAAGCATTCATCAAGGAAACCAAAGT
The Camelina sativa cultivar DH55 chromosome 6, Cs, whole genome shotgun sequence genome window above contains:
- the LOC104791368 gene encoding vacuolar protein sorting-associated protein 35C — protein: MIADDDEKWLADDIAAVKQNAFYMQRAIDSNNLKDALKFSAQMLSELRTSKLSPHKYYELYMRVFNELGTLEIFFKEETGRGCSIAELYELVQHAGNILPRLYLLCTIGSVYIKSKDVTTTDILKDLVEMCRAVQHPLRGLFLRSYLAQVTRDKLPSIGSELAGDGDAQMNALEFVLQNFTEMNKLWVRMQHQGSSREKEKREKERNELRDLVGKNLHVLSQLEGVDLGIYRDTVLPRILEQVVNCKDELAQCYLMDCIIQVFPDDFHLQTLDVLLGACPQLQPSVDIKTVLSGLMERLSNYAASSVEALPNFLQVEAFSKFNYAIGKVVEAQVDLPAAGSVTLYLFLLNFTLHVYSDRLDYVDQVLGSCVTQLAATGKLCDDKAAKQIVAFLSAPLEKYNNVVTILKLTNYPRVMEYLDHETNKAMTIIIVQSVLKNNTHIATADEVDALFELAKGLIKDFDGTIDNEIDEEDFQEEQNFVARLVHKLYSDDPEEMSKIIFTVRKHILTGGPKRLPLTIPPLVFSALKLIRRLRGGDENPFGDDASATPKRILQLLSETVEALSDVSAPDLALRLYLQCAQAANDCELETVTYEFFTKAYLLYEEEISDSKAQVTALRLIIGTLQRMRIFNVENRDILTHKATGYSARLLRKPDQCRAVYECAHLFWTDECEKLKDGERVVLCLKRAQRIADTVQKMTNASRGTSSTGSVALYVELLNKYLYFLEKGNTEVTGDTIKSLAELIRSETKKVESGAESFINSTLRYIEFQRQQDGGMSEKYEKIKMEWFE
- the LOC104791369 gene encoding pentatricopeptide repeat-containing protein At3g51320 translates to MAKASSIRQFVTSRFIPPVPGLGLLKGFKLVEGSSTILHLFQVHARLITSGNFWDSSWAIRLLKCSSRFGDSSYTVSVHRSIGRLNCTNSVFKAYLVSSAPRQALGFYFDVVRFGFFPDSYTFVSLISCIEKTSCIDSGKMCHGQAVKHGCDRVLNVQNSLINMYACCGALDLAKKLFVEIPKRDVVSWNSVIKGAVVNGDLLYAHKLFDEMPDRDLVSWNIMISAYLGANNPGVSISLFREMVGAGLQGNESTLVSLMNACGRSARLKEGRSVHASLIRRTLLNSSVVIDTALIDMYGKCKEVDLARRIFDSVSRRNKVTWNVMIVAHCLHGNPEDGFELFEAMISGMLMPDEVTFVGVLCGCARAGLVSRGESYYTLMVDEFEIKPNFGHQWCMANLYSSAGFPEEAVETLKNLPEEDMTPESAKWANLLSSSRFTGNPSIGESIAKSLIETDPQNYKYYHLLMNIYGVTGRWEDVDRVREIVKERKIGRIPGCGLVDLKEIVHGLRLGCQEAENVIEETSLEKSVIY